In Nocardia sp. NBC_00403, one DNA window encodes the following:
- a CDS encoding zinc-binding dehydrogenase: MVHRAADRAAVGRVGRGAAHHPRRGQSRGDGTGRLTTRAATRADLEFLTDLAENGTLCPLIERRYPLAETADAFVHLADGHAQGETVILG; this comes from the coding sequence ATGGTTCACCGGGCTGCTGACCGGGCCGCAGTTGGACGAGTTGGTCGCGGGGCTGCGCATCATCCGCGACGCGGCCAATCCCGAGGCGACGGCACTGGGCGATTAACTACTCGGGCCGCGACCCGTGCCGACCTGGAATTCCTGACCGACCTCGCCGAGAACGGCACCCTGTGTCCGCTGATCGAACGGCGGTATCCCCTCGCCGAGACGGCGGACGCCTTCGTGCACCTGGCCGACGGTCATGCGCAGGGCGAGACGGTGATCCTCGGGTGA
- a CDS encoding MarR family winged helix-turn-helix transcriptional regulator codes for MDATDLFDDPRLTTIGLLYEAHDGLIAKLEPTWKENGLSGLDANALMRLSRSPGRRLRMTDLAAQTRLSTSGITRLVDRLQRNGFVRREADAGDRRTSYAVLTAAGATRIARVLPAYLEGIEQWFTGLLTGPQLDELVAGLRIIRDAANPEATALGD; via the coding sequence ATGGACGCGACAGACCTCTTCGACGACCCGAGGCTCACCACCATCGGCCTGCTCTACGAGGCGCACGACGGGCTGATCGCGAAGCTGGAACCGACCTGGAAGGAGAACGGCCTTTCGGGTCTGGATGCCAACGCGTTGATGCGGCTGAGTCGCTCGCCCGGTCGGCGGTTGCGCATGACCGATCTCGCCGCACAGACCCGCCTGTCCACCAGTGGCATCACGCGATTGGTGGATCGGCTGCAAAGGAACGGGTTTGTTCGGCGGGAAGCCGATGCGGGTGATCGGCGCACCTCCTACGCGGTGCTGACCGCGGCGGGAGCGACGCGGATCGCGCGCGTGCTGCCCGCGTATCTGGAGGGCATCGAGCAATGGTTCACCGGGCTGCTGACCGGGCCGCAGTTGGACGAGTTGGTCGCGGGGCTGCGCATCATCCGCGACGCGGCCAATCCCGAGGCGACGGCACTGGGCGATTAA
- a CDS encoding GDSL-type esterase/lipase family protein yields the protein MAATSRWIAGFRSALVDPAEQIRLAEPRSFTDQTLRQVLHLAGGGEQLRVRLTNRYGRTPLTIGAARIAVRKTGGEIVTETDTEVRFGGATRVTIPAGGEVISDTVDLAVTAGTDLALSLYLPGETELAPFAQIPVESAYVATGNHTAAVGLPDAEELTSRFYVTGIDVLTATDAPVIVAFGDSWFEGVGSSHGANRRSVDVLNERLTTGWAVNQGTGGNRLLTNEVGDRALARFDRDVLDVPGVTHVLVNIGINDLIVAGTAPAADLIAGFTSLAQRAHAAGLPIYANTVGPFAGVIYPGLSTETGVPVRNEINEWLRTTAIFDGVFDVARAVEDPDNPDYIRPDFDSGDGLHLNDAGARAMAETFDITALTQRSRHFAPTAG from the coding sequence ATGGCTGCCACATCGCGTTGGATCGCGGGATTCCGTTCCGCACTGGTCGACCCCGCCGAGCAGATTCGGCTGGCCGAGCCGAGGAGCTTCACCGACCAGACGCTGCGGCAGGTGCTGCACCTCGCCGGTGGCGGTGAGCAGCTGCGAGTGCGCTTGACCAACCGCTACGGCCGGACACCACTCACCATCGGCGCGGCCCGCATCGCGGTGCGCAAGACAGGCGGCGAGATCGTGACCGAGACCGACACCGAGGTGCGGTTCGGCGGCGCTACTCGGGTGACCATCCCGGCCGGGGGCGAGGTCATCAGCGACACCGTCGATCTGGCCGTGACCGCAGGCACCGACCTGGCGCTGAGCCTGTACCTGCCCGGGGAAACCGAGCTTGCGCCGTTCGCCCAGATCCCCGTGGAGTCCGCGTACGTCGCCACCGGAAACCACACAGCGGCAGTCGGTTTGCCGGATGCCGAGGAGCTCACCTCCCGCTTCTACGTCACCGGCATCGACGTGCTGACCGCGACCGACGCTCCAGTCATCGTCGCCTTCGGCGACTCCTGGTTCGAGGGCGTCGGTTCCAGCCATGGCGCCAATCGGCGCTCTGTCGACGTGCTCAACGAGCGCTTGACCACAGGCTGGGCGGTCAATCAGGGCACCGGCGGAAATCGACTGCTGACAAACGAAGTCGGCGACCGCGCGCTCGCGCGATTCGACCGCGATGTGCTCGATGTCCCCGGCGTGACGCACGTCCTGGTGAACATCGGCATCAACGACCTGATCGTGGCGGGCACCGCTCCCGCCGCCGACCTGATCGCCGGTTTCACCAGTCTCGCGCAGCGCGCGCACGCCGCCGGACTGCCCATCTACGCCAACACCGTCGGCCCCTTCGCCGGGGTGATCTACCCCGGCCTCAGCACCGAGACCGGCGTACCCGTCCGCAATGAAATCAACGAATGGCTGCGTACCACCGCCATTTTCGACGGCGTCTTCGATGTCGCACGAGCCGTGGAGGACCCGGACAACCCCGACTACATCCGCCCGGATTTCGACAGCGGCGATGGCCTGCACCTCAATGACGCCGGGGCCCGCGCAATGGCCGAAACCTTCGATATCACGGCACTGACACAACGCTCTCGACACTTCGCGCCGACTGCCGGCTAA
- a CDS encoding TetR/AcrR family transcriptional regulator C-terminal domain-containing protein, translated as MPRSRSLTPGAIAAAALAVIDRDGLPALTMRAVAKELHMATMALYRYVPDRDGLEALVVDEIFQAIDASPPPEPNWRDRVAALLARVRDAAAAHPDVVPLLLRHRQSSAGSLAWIEAMLEILTDAGFTGRERVIAQRTLIGFLLGFLQNAHYASLEGTGTAAMADLAPDDYPHLSRTAIDAQTVSAADEFRGGLEIVLRGLAP; from the coding sequence ATGCCTCGTTCGCGCTCCTTGACGCCGGGGGCCATTGCGGCCGCCGCGCTCGCGGTGATCGACCGCGACGGCCTGCCCGCGCTCACCATGCGGGCCGTCGCCAAGGAACTGCACATGGCGACCATGGCGCTGTACCGCTACGTCCCCGACCGCGACGGTCTCGAAGCGCTGGTGGTCGACGAGATCTTCCAGGCGATCGATGCGTCACCGCCGCCGGAGCCGAACTGGCGCGATCGCGTGGCGGCGCTCTTGGCGCGGGTGCGCGACGCCGCCGCGGCGCACCCTGATGTGGTGCCGCTGCTGTTGCGGCACCGGCAATCCTCGGCCGGCTCCCTGGCCTGGATCGAGGCAATGCTCGAGATCCTCACCGATGCCGGTTTCACCGGTCGTGAACGAGTGATCGCCCAGCGCACCCTGATCGGCTTTCTGCTCGGGTTTCTGCAGAATGCCCACTACGCGTCACTCGAGGGAACCGGCACCGCCGCCATGGCGGATCTCGCCCCGGACGATTACCCGCATCTGTCTCGAACGGCCATCGATGCGCAAACAGTCTCCGCTGCAGACGAATTCCGCGGCGGCCTGGAGATCGTGCTGCGCGGCCTCGCGCCTTAG
- a CDS encoding peroxiredoxin-like family protein yields the protein MPSTVTTRTLDSVTGVTVPVPDPDHLIHLQFRRFAGCPVCNLHLRSIATRHHEILAAGIREVVVFHSSAAELRTYEGDLPFDLIADPTRMLYREFGIESAPRALLDPRAWPGIARAVAKTLPTVLRKDKPAPPNRPDGGRLGLPGDFLIAPDGRVLASKLGKHADDQWSVDELLALAPIRVPRP from the coding sequence ATGCCATCCACCGTGACCACCAGAACGCTGGACTCTGTCACCGGTGTCACCGTGCCGGTCCCGGACCCCGATCACCTGATCCACCTACAGTTCCGCCGCTTCGCCGGTTGCCCGGTGTGCAATCTGCACCTGCGTTCGATCGCCACTCGACACCACGAGATCCTTGCCGCCGGCATTCGCGAAGTGGTCGTGTTCCATTCCAGCGCAGCCGAATTGCGCACGTACGAGGGTGACCTGCCGTTCGACCTGATTGCCGACCCGACCCGAATGCTCTACCGCGAGTTCGGCATCGAATCCGCCCCACGTGCGCTCCTGGACCCCCGCGCCTGGCCGGGCATCGCGCGTGCTGTCGCAAAGACACTGCCGACCGTCCTCCGCAAGGACAAGCCCGCTCCCCCGAATAGACCCGACGGCGGCCGCCTCGGCCTGCCCGGCGACTTCCTCATCGCACCGGACGGCCGTGTACTGGCAAGCAAACTCGGCAAGCATGCCGACGACCAGTGGTCGGTCGACGAACTGCTCGCGCTCGCACCCATCCGCGTGCCGCGTCCGTAA